GAAAGGCCGTGACCAAAGCTGAACAATGGTTCCACAGATTCATCAACGTAATCTTTATGCCAATGCGATCTACCTCCTGAGGGTTTCACGTCGTGGTGAACAGGAATCTGTCCAGCACTCCTTGGAAAACTTATTGGTAATTTTCCACCTGGATTGACTTTTCCAAATAGGACATCAACCAGTGCCTTGCCTCCTACTTCACCAGGCAGCCACATTTCGATTATTGCGTTCACTTTGTTCACTATGTTTTTCAACGAGTATGGTCTACCAGTCACAAGAACCAAGATTATTGGTTTGTCAAGTTTTGCGATTTCAAGAATCAATTCTTCTTGAACGCCTGGCAGTTTCAGGTTAGCACTATCCCTTGATTCGCCACTTGTGCAATCTTTGGTTAAACCTGATTTATCTCCAACAACCACAATAGCAACGTCTGCGTTTTCTACCGTACGCAGTGCCTCTAAAAAACCACTGGTAGAATTGTCTGTAACATCACATCCCATAGCGTACGTAAATGTTATGCCTTCAGTTTTCATGGAATCGAGTATACTTGGTATTTTTTCGATGTTCTCATTGACAATTTTTTCCACATCCTTGAGATTGAATTTTGGCATATTGAAAGTCGTTTGATTGATGTTATCGAGCAACACTTTTATGTGAGCCAGGTATGCATAATCTCCCAGAAAATTTCTTACCTGAGATGCACTCGGACCTAAGAGGGCTATTTTCACATCTTTTTTCAATGGGAGAATACCGTCATTTTTGAGCAATACGATCGACTTTCTTGCTATTTCAACTGCTATACTATAGTGTTTTTTCAGTTCGACTTTTTCTGTATCGACATAAGGTTTATCGAACAACCCGAGTATGAACTTTATTTGCAATACCCTTGATACAGCTTGATCAATGGCACTTTCCGATATGAATCCTTGTTCAACCAATTCCTTCAGAGTCGCGTAACAATCTGTCTTTGGCAATTCAATATCGATACCAGCTTGCAAGGCGTATTTTGCTGCCTCTTTTTTGTCTTTCGCTAATCTATGGTATTCTCTGAGCATATCTATTGCAAAATAATCCGACACGACTATGCCATTGAACCCCCAATGCTTTCTCAATGTATCGGTGAAAAGTTCTTTTGAAGAAGCACAAGGAATGCCATCTATTTCACTGTATGAATTCATAATGGATAGAACTTTTGCCTCTTTTACCGCTGCCTCAAACGGAAACATGAATATCTCTCTGATTTCTCTTGGAGGGATATTACTCGGTGCCCAATTCTTTCCACCTTCAGATGCACCATATCCTACGAAATGTTTTGCAGTCGCTATTACACCTTTTTTGATGTCTTCACCTTGGAGGCCTTTGATATATGAAACACCCATTTTCGCAACAAGATAAGCAGATTCT
The DNA window shown above is from Thermotoga profunda AZM34c06 and carries:
- a CDS encoding glycoside hydrolase family 3 N-terminal domain-containing protein translates to MTVPPYKNPDIPISSRVEDLLSRMNLDEKIAQLGSIWSYELLDDQGNFSSERAEALLKNGIGHITRPGGATNLSAKEVAKLVNQVQRYLIEQTRLGIPAIMHEECLSGYMGLGATNFPQPIAMASTWDPELIEKMTSTIRNDMRNMGIHQGLAPVLDVVRDPRWGRTEESFGESAYLVAKMGVSYIKGLQGEDIKKGVIATAKHFVGYGASEGGKNWAPSNIPPREIREIFMFPFEAAVKEAKVLSIMNSYSEIDGIPCASSKELFTDTLRKHWGFNGIVVSDYFAIDMLREYHRLAKDKKEAAKYALQAGIDIELPKTDCYATLKELVEQGFISESAIDQAVSRVLQIKFILGLFDKPYVDTEKVELKKHYSIAVEIARKSIVLLKNDGILPLKKDVKIALLGPSASQVRNFLGDYAYLAHIKVLLDNINQTTFNMPKFNLKDVEKIVNENIEKIPSILDSMKTEGITFTYAMGCDVTDNSTSGFLEALRTVENADVAIVVVGDKSGLTKDCTSGESRDSANLKLPGVQEELILEIAKLDKPIILVLVTGRPYSLKNIVNKVNAIIEMWLPGEVGGKALVDVLFGKVNPGGKLPISFPRSAGQIPVHHDVKPSGGRSHWHKDYVDESVEPLFSFGHGLSYTTFEFSNLVIEPQKVPSAGQVTIKIDVKNSGEVEGDEVVQLYLTREHTSVTRPLKELKGFKRITLKPKESKTIIFKIHTDMLAYYDRDMKLVVEPGVFKAMIGSSSDDIRCSGEFEVIGEKRELGDLRKFFSDVEVI